DNA from Halobaculum sp. XH14:
CCCGTCGCCGACTACGTCGACCTGTACGAGTCGCTCGCGGCACCCGTCTCGGGGGCCGATGTCGTCGCCGGCGCGCTGAACACGTCCGGCGTCGGGAGCGACGCGGACGCCGAGGCTGCCGTCGACGGGTTCTCCCGGACGCTCGACGCGCCCGCGACCGACCCCGTTCGCTTCGACGCCGGGGAGATCGTGGGGGCGATCCGGTGATGCTCACGACCGCGACCGAACGGGTGTCGCTCCCGCTGGAGCACGCGTTCACCATCTCGCGTGGCACCACCACCGAGGCCGAGAACGTCGTCGTCCGGATCACCGACGACGGCGACATGACCGGCGTCGGCGCGGCGGCGCCCTCCGCCCACTACGGCGAGACGGCCGACACCGTCGAGGCCGTGCTGCCGGACCTGTTCGCGGTCGTCGAGTCGGTCGGCGACCCCCACGCGCTCGCCGAGATCGAGGCCCGGATGCGCGAGGCGGTCGAGGGGAACCCGGCCGCCCGCTGTGCGGTGAGCATCGCGCTCCACGACCTCGCGGCGAAACGCCTCGGCGTGCCGCTGTACCGACTCTGGGGGCTGAACCCCGGGACCGCGCCGGACACGTCGTTCACGGTCGGCCTGGACGACCTCGACACGATGCGGGAGAAGACCGGCGAGGCGGTCGAGGCTGGCTACGGCACGCTGAAGCTGAAACTCGGGACCGACCGGGACCGCGAGGTCGTCGAGGCGGTCCGCGAGGAGGCGCCCGACGCGACGATCCGCGTCGACGCCAACGAGGCGTGGACGCCCCGCGAGACGGTCGAGAAGAGCCGGTGGCTCGCGGAGTCGGGCGTGGAGTTCATCGAACAGCCGGTTCCGGCCTCGGACCCGGAGGGGCTGAAGTTCGCCTACGAGCGGTCCGAACTCCCCGTCGCGGCCGACGAGTCCTGCGTCACGCTCGCGGACGTTCCCCGGATCGCGGACCGCTGTGACGTGGCGAACCTGAAGCTCATGAAGTGTGGCGGGCTGCTGGAGGCGAGACGGATGATCCACGCGGCCCGCGCCCACGGGCTGGAGGTGATGCTCGGCTGCATGGTCGAGACGAACGCCGCCATCGCCGCCGGCTGTCACCTCGCGCCGTCGCTCGATTACGCCGACCTCGACGGAAGCCTGCTGCTCGCGGATGACCCCTACGAGGGCGTTCCGATGCCCGACGGGGAAATCGACCTCGCGGGCGTCTCCAGGAACGGGACGGGCGCGGTCGAGCGTTGACCGCGGGCGGACTCAGAGCAGGTCGGGCAGGTCGGCAAGCGAGTCCAGGCGGTGGTCCGGTTCCGGATCGCTCCCGTCCCGCGAGCCCGTCCCGTTGGGGATCCAGACCGACGTCAGTCCGAGTTCGTTCGCGCCGCGGACGTCCTTCCGGAGCGAGTCGCCGACCTTCAGCGTCCGCTCGGGTGCCGCGTCGAGCTCGGCGAGCGCCAGTTCGAACGGCTCCGGGTGGGGCTTCACGTGGTCGGCGTCGTCGCCGTACACGACCGCGTCGAAGGCGTCGGCGAGCCCCGCGGCCGAGAGCTTCACGGCGTGGGTCCGCTCCCGTCCGTTCGTGATCGCCCCGAGCGCGTAGTCGGCTCCGAGTTCGTGGACGACCTCCGCGCCCGGCACCGTCGACACTCCGGCGTGGTCGAGCGCGGCGTCGTACGCACGCGCGAGCGCCGTCGCGTCCACGCCGCCCTCCGCGTCCCCGGCGCCCCCCGCCGTCGCTCCGACTTCCCGGTCCACGTCGCCGTCGTCGTCGGCCGCCGCGACCCGGAAGACGCGCGCGAGGTAGTCGAACCGGCCCACGGATTCGGT
Protein-coding regions in this window:
- a CDS encoding dipeptide epimerase: MLTTATERVSLPLEHAFTISRGTTTEAENVVVRITDDGDMTGVGAAAPSAHYGETADTVEAVLPDLFAVVESVGDPHALAEIEARMREAVEGNPAARCAVSIALHDLAAKRLGVPLYRLWGLNPGTAPDTSFTVGLDDLDTMREKTGEAVEAGYGTLKLKLGTDRDREVVEAVREEAPDATIRVDANEAWTPRETVEKSRWLAESGVEFIEQPVPASDPEGLKFAYERSELPVAADESCVTLADVPRIADRCDVANLKLMKCGGLLEARRMIHAARAHGLEVMLGCMVETNAAIAAGCHLAPSLDYADLDGSLLLADDPYEGVPMPDGEIDLAGVSRNGTGAVER
- a CDS encoding HAD family hydrolase translates to MTRTTSTRSSGSSSRSGTALRQARASAGVTTDSSRRRGSPTGADGEDAGYDALLFDVDRTLLCSEQSTETVLDGAFESVGVERACSADEFEDAAETVARSGTESVGRFDYLARVFRVAAADDDGDVDREVGATAGGAGDAEGGVDATALARAYDAALDHAGVSTVPGAEVVHELGADYALGAITNGRERTHAVKLSAAGLADAFDAVVYGDDADHVKPHPEPFELALAELDAAPERTLKVGDSLRKDVRGANELGLTSVWIPNGTGSRDGSDPEPDHRLDSLADLPDLL